In Xanthomonas sacchari, a genomic segment contains:
- a CDS encoding fasciclin domain-containing protein, which yields MADTGQAAAHDHAAMSAAKPNPMVGGAPMYATKDIIDNAVNSKDHTTLVAAVKAAGLVDTLKGAGPFTVFAPTNAAFAALPAGTVDTLLKPENKEKLTQVLTYHVVPGKLDAATLLAQIKAGGGSAKLTTVQGETLIAKTRGGKVTLTDSKGNTAHVTTADVMQRNGVIHVVDKVLMP from the coding sequence ATGGCCGACACCGGCCAAGCCGCGGCGCACGACCACGCGGCGATGAGCGCGGCCAAACCGAATCCGATGGTCGGCGGCGCGCCGATGTACGCCACCAAGGACATCATCGACAACGCGGTCAACTCCAAGGATCACACCACCCTGGTCGCCGCGGTCAAGGCTGCCGGCCTGGTGGACACGCTGAAGGGCGCCGGCCCGTTCACCGTGTTCGCGCCGACCAATGCCGCCTTCGCCGCCTTGCCGGCAGGCACGGTGGACACGCTGCTCAAGCCGGAGAACAAGGAAAAGCTGACCCAGGTGCTGACCTACCACGTGGTCCCCGGCAAGCTCGATGCGGCGACGCTGCTGGCGCAGATCAAGGCCGGCGGCGGCAGCGCCAAGCTGACCACCGTGCAGGGCGAAACGCTGATCGCTAAGACCCGCGGCGGCAAGGTCACCCTCACCGACAGCAAGGGCAATACCGCGCACGTCACCACCGCCGACGTGATGCAGCGCAATGGCGTGATCCATGTGGTGGACAAGGTTTTGATGCCGTAA
- a CDS encoding UdgX family uracil-DNA binding protein (This protein belongs to the uracil DNA glycosylase superfamily, members of which act in excision repair of DNA. However, it belongs more specifically to UdgX branch, whose founding member was found to bind uracil in DNA (where it does not belong), without cleaving it, appears to promote DNA repair by a pathway involving RecA, rather than base excision.), translating to MFQAEVVPPWSLEAWRAVARAAWCAQVAPETLAWDGDAQGGLLVGTDVATLPAQVPPPRVSAAFLALAGAVLCHRDPKRHALLYRLLWRIAGGERALLQRVTDIDVHRAQQWAQAVRRDSHKMKAFVRFREVPGEQEVYIAWFEPEHHIVDRVAPFFARRFAGMRWAILTPYRSVRWDGETLQFGAGAQRADAPADDAQDTLWRTYYANIFNPARLNPTMMRQEMPQKYWKHLPEAQLLPTLIRDAGQRVREMAERAPAPVRRRIPAPAPAPAVAADDSLEALRAAARDCRRCPLWQPATQTVFGEGPQDAAVMVVGEQPGDEEDLSGRPFVGPAGRLFDRALKELGVERAGMYVTNAVKHFRFEQRGKARLHRNPERAHVEACRMWLAGELARVRPRIVLCLGATAARAVLGSGFALMAQRGQWQALDDGTRALATVHPSWVLRQRGGEAGEVAYRGFVRDLQMLAEQVPMPRGGSAGG from the coding sequence GTGTTTCAGGCTGAGGTGGTGCCGCCATGGAGCCTGGAGGCCTGGCGGGCGGTGGCGCGGGCGGCGTGGTGCGCGCAGGTGGCGCCGGAGACGCTGGCCTGGGATGGCGATGCGCAGGGCGGTCTGCTGGTCGGCACCGACGTCGCGACGCTGCCCGCGCAGGTGCCACCGCCGCGGGTGTCGGCGGCGTTCCTGGCGCTGGCCGGCGCGGTGCTGTGCCATCGCGATCCGAAGCGGCATGCGCTGCTGTACCGCCTGCTGTGGCGCATCGCCGGCGGCGAGCGCGCGCTGTTGCAGCGGGTCACCGATATCGATGTGCACCGCGCGCAGCAATGGGCGCAGGCGGTGCGCCGCGACAGCCACAAGATGAAGGCATTCGTGCGCTTCCGCGAAGTGCCGGGCGAGCAGGAGGTCTACATCGCCTGGTTCGAGCCGGAGCACCACATCGTCGATCGCGTGGCACCGTTCTTCGCACGCCGTTTCGCCGGCATGCGCTGGGCGATCCTCACCCCGTACCGCAGCGTGCGCTGGGATGGCGAGACGCTGCAGTTCGGCGCCGGCGCGCAGCGCGCCGATGCGCCGGCCGACGATGCGCAGGACACGCTGTGGCGCACCTACTACGCCAACATCTTCAATCCGGCGCGGCTCAACCCGACGATGATGCGCCAGGAGATGCCGCAGAAATACTGGAAGCACCTGCCGGAGGCGCAACTGCTGCCCACGCTGATCCGCGACGCCGGGCAGCGCGTGCGCGAGATGGCCGAGCGCGCGCCGGCGCCGGTGCGCCGGCGCATTCCCGCGCCGGCCCCGGCGCCGGCGGTGGCCGCCGACGACAGCCTCGAGGCGCTGCGCGCGGCGGCGCGCGACTGCCGCCGCTGTCCGCTGTGGCAGCCGGCCACCCAGACCGTGTTCGGCGAAGGCCCGCAGGACGCCGCGGTGATGGTGGTCGGCGAGCAGCCCGGCGACGAGGAGGACCTGAGCGGGCGTCCCTTCGTCGGCCCGGCCGGGCGCCTGTTCGACCGCGCGCTGAAGGAGCTGGGGGTCGAACGTGCGGGCATGTACGTCACCAACGCGGTCAAGCATTTCCGCTTCGAGCAACGCGGCAAGGCGCGGCTGCATCGCAATCCGGAGCGCGCGCACGTGGAGGCGTGTCGGATGTGGCTGGCCGGTGAACTGGCGCGGGTGCGCCCGCGCATCGTGCTGTGCCTGGGCGCGACCGCTGCGCGCGCGGTGCTGGGGAGCGGCTTTGCGCTGATGGCCCAGCGCGGGCAGTGGCAGGCGCTGGACGACGGCACCCGCGCGCTGGCCACCGTGCATCCGTCGTGGGTGCTGCGCCAGCGTGGCGGCGAGGCGGGCGAGGTGGCTTATCGCGGCTTCGTGCGCGACTTGCAGATGCTGGCAGAGCAGGTGCCGATGCCGCGCGGCGGCAGTGCCGGCGGCTGA
- a CDS encoding putative DNA modification/repair radical SAM protein: protein MNTLEKLAVLADAAKYDASCASSGADKRHSLRSGGIGSTEGMGICHSYTPDGRCVSLLKILLTNFCVFDCAYCVNRVSSNVRRARFTPAEVVKLTLDFYKRNYIEGLFLSSGIIRNSDYTMEQLVEVARQLREEHRFAGYIHLKTIPDAAPELLAAAGRYADRLSINVELPTEGGLAQLAPEKNVGGIRAAMGELRWRIEESKEARKAETRVRAKPPRFAPAGQSTQMIVGADGADDRAILHTSHNLYGNYRLRRVYYSAFSPIPDASSKLPLLAPPLQREHRLYQADWLLRFYDFSVEEIAPPAASGMLDLDVDPKLAWALRNPERFPVDLNTAARELLLRVPGLGTRNVERLLLARRHARLRVGDLARLRVPLKKLLPFVSVLDHHPRQRLDDPQRLRAQLAPAPRQGGLFD from the coding sequence GTGAATACCCTCGAAAAACTCGCCGTGCTCGCCGACGCGGCCAAGTACGACGCGTCCTGCGCCTCCAGCGGCGCCGACAAGCGCCATTCGCTGCGCAGCGGCGGCATCGGCAGCACCGAGGGCATGGGCATCTGCCATTCGTACACGCCCGACGGGCGTTGCGTGTCGCTGCTGAAGATCCTGCTGACCAACTTCTGCGTGTTCGACTGCGCCTACTGCGTCAACCGCGTGTCCAGCAACGTGCGCCGCGCGCGCTTCACGCCGGCGGAAGTGGTCAAGCTGACCCTGGATTTCTACAAGCGCAACTACATCGAAGGGCTGTTTCTCTCCAGCGGCATCATCCGCAACAGCGACTACACCATGGAGCAGCTGGTGGAGGTGGCGCGGCAGCTGCGCGAGGAGCACCGCTTCGCCGGCTACATCCATCTCAAGACCATTCCCGATGCGGCGCCGGAACTGCTCGCCGCCGCCGGCCGCTACGCCGACCGGCTCAGCATCAACGTGGAGTTGCCGACCGAAGGCGGCCTGGCGCAACTGGCGCCGGAGAAGAACGTCGGCGGCATCCGTGCGGCGATGGGCGAGTTGCGCTGGCGCATCGAGGAAAGCAAGGAAGCGCGCAAGGCCGAGACGCGGGTGCGGGCCAAGCCGCCGCGCTTCGCCCCGGCCGGGCAGAGCACGCAGATGATCGTCGGTGCCGACGGCGCCGACGACCGCGCGATCCTGCACACCAGCCACAATCTCTACGGCAACTATCGCCTGCGCCGGGTCTACTACTCCGCGTTCAGCCCGATTCCCGACGCCTCCAGCAAGCTGCCGCTGCTGGCGCCGCCGCTGCAGCGCGAGCACCGGCTGTACCAGGCCGACTGGCTGTTGCGGTTCTACGATTTCTCGGTGGAGGAGATCGCCCCGCCCGCGGCCAGCGGCATGCTCGATCTGGACGTGGATCCCAAGCTGGCCTGGGCGCTGCGCAACCCCGAACGGTTCCCGGTGGATCTCAATACCGCTGCGCGCGAACTGTTGCTGCGGGTACCGGGGCTGGGCACGCGCAACGTCGAGCGGTTGCTGCTGGCGCGGCGGCATGCGCGGCTGCGGGTCGGGGACCTGGCGCGGCTGCGGGTGCCGCTGAAGAAGCTGCTGCCGTTCGTCAGCGTGCTCGACCACCATCCGCGGCAGCGGCTGGACGATCCGCAGCGGCTGCGCGCGCAATTGGCGCCGGCGCCGCGGCAGGGTGGCCTGTTTGATTGA
- a CDS encoding DODA-type extradiol aromatic ring-opening family dioxygenase produces the protein MSRLPSLYISHGSPMTALQPGLVGIRLAQLAATLPRPRAIVLASAHWLGRRPLVGAAAQPPTIHDFGGFPQALYAMQYPAPGAPALAHEVADLLAQAGLAPVLDERRGLDHGAWVPLSLLYPQADIPVVPLSIQPELGPEHHLALGRALAPLREDGVLVIGSGSITHNLHDFGRYAEGKEGPYVRPFIEWIEQALYRDDVPAMLDYRRQAPFAARAHPTDEHWLPIYVAMGAAGAGGLGAQRIDAGIDAGMLAMDIYRFDGATAPVPA, from the coding sequence ATGTCCCGTCTGCCTTCCCTGTACATCTCGCACGGTTCGCCGATGACCGCGCTGCAGCCCGGCCTGGTCGGCATCCGTCTGGCGCAGTTGGCGGCGACGCTGCCGCGGCCGCGCGCCATCGTGCTGGCCTCGGCGCACTGGCTGGGCCGGCGGCCGCTGGTCGGCGCCGCGGCGCAGCCGCCGACCATCCACGACTTCGGCGGCTTCCCGCAGGCGCTGTATGCGATGCAATACCCGGCACCGGGCGCGCCGGCACTGGCGCACGAAGTTGCCGACCTGCTGGCGCAGGCCGGGCTGGCGCCGGTGCTGGACGAGCGCCGCGGCCTGGACCACGGCGCGTGGGTGCCGCTGTCGCTGCTGTATCCGCAGGCCGACATCCCGGTGGTGCCGCTGTCGATCCAGCCGGAGCTGGGGCCGGAGCACCACCTGGCGCTGGGCCGGGCGCTGGCGCCGCTGCGCGAGGACGGGGTGCTGGTGATCGGCTCGGGCAGCATCACCCACAACCTGCACGACTTCGGTCGCTACGCCGAGGGCAAGGAGGGGCCCTACGTGCGTCCGTTCATCGAATGGATCGAGCAGGCGTTGTACCGCGACGACGTGCCGGCGATGCTCGACTACCGCCGGCAGGCGCCGTTCGCCGCGCGCGCGCATCCCACCGACGAGCACTGGCTGCCGATCTACGTGGCGATGGGCGCGGCCGGGGCCGGCGGGCTCGGCGCGCAGCGCATCGACGCCGGCATCGACGCCGGGATGCTGGCGATGGACATCTATCGCTTCGACGGCGCCACGGCGCCGGTCCCGGCCTGA
- a CDS encoding DoxX family protein, producing MSAPVSRLAPYGATLLRLAMGALFLVHALTKLLVFTPAGTAAYFVSLGLPGALGYVAMALEFTIAAALLLGVYARWVGLLGIPLLLGTIVSVHGANGFGFANPGGGWEYPAFWALALAVLFLIGDGRFVLRTR from the coding sequence ATGTCCGCTCCCGTCTCCCGCCTGGCGCCCTACGGTGCCACCCTGCTGCGCCTGGCCATGGGCGCGCTGTTCCTGGTGCATGCACTGACCAAGCTGCTGGTGTTCACCCCGGCCGGCACCGCCGCCTACTTCGTGTCGCTCGGGTTGCCGGGCGCGCTGGGCTATGTGGCGATGGCGTTGGAGTTCACCATCGCCGCGGCATTGCTGCTCGGCGTGTACGCGCGTTGGGTCGGACTGCTCGGCATCCCGCTGCTGCTCGGCACCATCGTCAGCGTGCACGGCGCCAACGGCTTCGGCTTCGCCAATCCTGGCGGCGGCTGGGAGTACCCGGCGTTCTGGGCGCTGGCGCTGGCGGTGCTGTTCCTGATCGGCGACGGCCGCTTCGTGTTGCGCACGCGCTGA
- a CDS encoding LysR family transcriptional regulator codes for MDTLDAMRVFVAVVDRNGFNAAAEALGMSTASVTRQVAFLEQRLGSRLLNRTTRRVSPSSVGAAYYQRCQLLLAEFDDMEAAVGEQALTPSGTLRINAPFSFSIARLGPRLAGYSARYPQVALDLTLSDRLVDIVEEGYDLAIRITRQVAPTLIARKLGEVQAFLCAAPAYLARAGTPQLAADLAGHAFLSYSYVQDDLTLHGPDGATQVRVAGTLRANCGDVLREAAIAGMGITVQPDFMAEAALEDGRLVRVLPDHELGPIGVYAVYASRSHLAPKVRSFIDYLVEVGIDRTMRSPAEH; via the coding sequence ATGGATACGCTTGATGCGATGCGGGTGTTCGTCGCCGTGGTCGACCGCAACGGCTTCAACGCCGCCGCCGAGGCGCTGGGCATGTCCACGGCCAGCGTCACCCGCCAGGTGGCGTTCCTGGAACAGCGCCTGGGTTCGCGCCTGCTCAACCGCACCACCCGCCGGGTCAGCCCAAGCAGCGTCGGCGCCGCCTACTACCAGCGCTGCCAGTTGCTGCTGGCCGAGTTCGACGACATGGAGGCGGCGGTCGGCGAGCAGGCACTGACGCCCTCCGGCACGCTGCGGATCAACGCCCCGTTCAGTTTCAGCATCGCCCGGCTCGGGCCGCGCCTGGCCGGCTACAGCGCGCGCTATCCGCAGGTGGCACTGGACCTGACCCTGTCCGACCGCCTGGTGGACATCGTCGAGGAAGGCTACGACCTGGCGATCCGCATCACCCGCCAGGTGGCGCCGACCTTGATCGCGCGCAAGCTCGGCGAAGTGCAGGCCTTCCTGTGCGCGGCGCCGGCCTACCTGGCGCGCGCCGGTACGCCGCAGTTGGCGGCCGACCTGGCCGGCCACGCCTTCCTCAGCTACAGCTACGTGCAGGACGACCTGACCCTGCACGGCCCAGACGGCGCGACCCAGGTGCGGGTGGCCGGCACCCTGCGCGCCAACTGCGGCGACGTGCTGCGCGAGGCGGCCATCGCCGGCATGGGCATCACCGTCCAGCCGGACTTCATGGCCGAGGCGGCGCTGGAGGACGGCCGCCTGGTGCGGGTGCTGCCCGACCACGAACTCGGCCCGATCGGCGTGTACGCGGTCTACGCCAGCCGCAGCCACCTGGCGCCGAAGGTGCGCAGCTTCATCGACTACCTGGTCGAGGTCGGCATCGACCGCACGATGCGCTCCCCGGCCGAGCACTGA
- a CDS encoding flavodoxin family protein, giving the protein MSKIAIVYFSGYGHTVKQAEAVHAGAASVGEATLYRIDQDGNLPDGAWEAIGQADAVIYGSPTYMGGPAWQFKKFADASSKPWFAQAWKDKIAAGFTNSASVNGDKFATIEYFWTLAQQHGQIWVGTGLLPSNTKAHGPNDVNWTAGSGGALAISPSDASPDEAPRSGDLETARLLGKRVAEFAAKLKG; this is encoded by the coding sequence ATGAGCAAGATCGCGATCGTCTACTTCAGCGGCTACGGCCACACCGTCAAACAGGCCGAGGCCGTGCACGCCGGCGCCGCCAGCGTCGGCGAGGCCACGCTGTACCGCATCGACCAGGACGGCAACCTGCCCGACGGCGCCTGGGAGGCGATCGGTCAGGCCGACGCCGTCATCTACGGCAGCCCGACCTACATGGGCGGCCCGGCCTGGCAGTTCAAGAAGTTCGCCGACGCCAGCTCCAAGCCCTGGTTCGCCCAGGCCTGGAAGGACAAGATCGCCGCCGGCTTCACCAACTCGGCCTCGGTCAACGGCGACAAGTTCGCCACCATCGAATACTTCTGGACCCTGGCCCAGCAGCACGGCCAGATCTGGGTCGGCACCGGCCTGCTGCCGTCCAACACCAAGGCGCACGGTCCCAACGACGTGAACTGGACCGCCGGCTCCGGCGGCGCGCTGGCGATCTCGCCGTCCGACGCCTCGCCGGACGAGGCGCCGCGCAGCGGCGACCTGGAAACCGCGCGCCTGCTCGGCAAGCGCGTGGCCGAGTTCGCGGCCAAGCTCAAGGGCTAA
- a CDS encoding 5' nucleotidase, NT5C type, whose amino-acid sequence MQRLRIAVDMDEVIADALSAQLAWLQQRFGYVWEAPQLHGKRLRHLLAAEHAEALEAHLQLGEFFGTLRCMPGSQDALRRLSRRHEVFVTTAAMEYPASMPFKWTWLRTHFDFLDPLNIVFCGDKRIVAADIMIDDNARHFAHFRGQGVLFSAPHNAAEQRYPRLRGWDEADALLQRLAQQR is encoded by the coding sequence ATGCAGCGACTGCGCATCGCAGTGGACATGGACGAAGTGATCGCCGACGCGCTGTCGGCACAGTTGGCGTGGCTGCAGCAGCGCTTCGGCTACGTCTGGGAAGCGCCGCAACTGCACGGCAAACGCCTGCGGCACTTGCTCGCCGCCGAGCACGCCGAGGCGCTGGAAGCGCATCTGCAACTGGGCGAGTTCTTCGGCACGCTGCGCTGCATGCCCGGCAGCCAGGACGCGCTGCGCCGGCTGTCGCGCCGCCACGAGGTGTTCGTCACCACCGCGGCGATGGAATATCCGGCGTCGATGCCGTTCAAATGGACCTGGCTGCGCACCCACTTCGATTTCCTGGATCCGCTGAACATCGTGTTCTGCGGCGACAAGCGCATCGTCGCCGCGGATATCATGATCGACGACAACGCCCGCCATTTCGCCCATTTCCGCGGCCAGGGCGTGCTGTTTTCCGCGCCCCACAACGCCGCCGAGCAGCGCTACCCGCGGCTGCGCGGCTGGGACGAGGCCGACGCGCTGCTGCAACGCCTGGCGCAGCAGCGCTGA
- a CDS encoding DJ-1/PfpI family protein produces the protein MDRRTVLGLLAGTAAGLLPGAAAAHDPTHGDAQADAAWAERFARLPGVRLQGDEQIAMLLYPGFTALDLVGPYHFLAGMMGATVHLVSNGEDLTPVRSDMGLAIAPTVTYADCPRMLTLVFVPGGTDGTLAAARDPRTLAFLRETAPHADYVTSVCTGALILGAAGLLRGRRATSHWSVRPLLARFGATPVDARVVEDGKLITGAGVSAGLDFGLSVVAHLRGQPYAAAAMLTAEYHPQPPFAGGTVATTPAAVATPMAAMFAPFVAAAKTLQPLPALPD, from the coding sequence ATGGACAGACGTACCGTACTCGGCCTGCTCGCCGGCACTGCCGCCGGCCTGCTGCCCGGCGCCGCCGCGGCGCACGACCCCACGCACGGCGACGCGCAAGCCGACGCGGCCTGGGCCGAGCGCTTCGCGCGCCTGCCGGGGGTGCGCCTGCAAGGCGACGAGCAGATCGCGATGCTGCTCTATCCCGGTTTCACCGCGCTGGATCTGGTCGGCCCCTATCACTTCCTGGCCGGGATGATGGGCGCCACGGTGCACCTGGTCAGCAACGGCGAGGACCTGACGCCGGTCCGCAGCGACATGGGCCTGGCGATCGCGCCGACCGTCACCTACGCCGATTGCCCGCGCATGCTCACCCTGGTGTTCGTGCCCGGCGGTACCGACGGCACCCTCGCGGCGGCGCGCGACCCGCGCACCCTGGCGTTCCTGCGCGAGACCGCGCCGCACGCCGACTACGTCACCAGCGTGTGCACCGGCGCGCTGATCCTCGGCGCGGCCGGATTGCTGCGCGGGCGCCGCGCCACCTCGCACTGGTCGGTGCGCCCACTGCTCGCGCGCTTCGGCGCGACCCCGGTGGATGCGCGGGTGGTCGAGGACGGCAAGCTGATCACCGGCGCCGGGGTTTCGGCCGGGCTGGATTTCGGCCTGTCCGTGGTCGCCCACCTGCGCGGCCAGCCCTATGCCGCCGCCGCGATGCTGACCGCCGAGTACCACCCGCAACCGCCGTTCGCCGGCGGCACCGTGGCGACCACGCCGGCCGCGGTCGCCACGCCGATGGCGGCGATGTTCGCGCCGTTCGTGGCCGCGGCCAAGACCTTGCAGCCGCTGCCGGCGCTGCCGGACTAA
- a CDS encoding LysR family transcriptional regulator, with the protein MHRPPPLSAVVAFVRVAHHGSFTRAAAELGVSPSALSQTLRALEAQLGARLLNRTTRRVGLSEHGERFLQRVAPGLAQIDAAFADLDFLRDRPAGTLRINLPLVAAEQLVCPHLPAFLTRYPEVSVELYSDRTLADIVAGGFDAGIRLGESLARDMIAVPVGPPQRQTVVAAPAYFAAHGTPRTPAELADHDCIRWRRTDGRLQAWEFTRDGHDFLVEVTGRLVVNDTLVGLDAARRGLGLAQAFEWQVAADVAAGHLQRVLDDWHAPFAGWHIYYPAREHLPPKLRVFIDHLRAAHAAGAAPPGA; encoded by the coding sequence ATGCACCGTCCACCGCCGCTGTCCGCCGTCGTCGCCTTCGTCCGCGTCGCCCACCATGGCAGCTTCACCCGCGCCGCCGCCGAGCTGGGCGTCTCGCCCTCGGCGCTGTCGCAGACGCTGCGCGCGCTGGAGGCACAGCTGGGCGCGCGCCTGCTCAACCGCACCACGCGCCGGGTCGGCCTGAGCGAGCATGGCGAGCGCTTCCTGCAGCGCGTGGCGCCGGGCCTGGCGCAGATCGATGCGGCGTTCGCCGACCTGGATTTCCTGCGCGACCGCCCGGCCGGCACGCTGCGCATCAACCTGCCGCTGGTGGCCGCCGAGCAACTGGTGTGTCCGCACCTGCCGGCGTTCCTGACGCGCTATCCCGAGGTCAGCGTGGAGCTGTATTCGGACCGGACCCTGGCCGACATCGTCGCCGGTGGCTTCGACGCCGGCATCCGCCTGGGCGAGAGCCTGGCGCGCGACATGATCGCGGTGCCGGTGGGCCCGCCGCAGCGGCAGACCGTGGTGGCCGCACCGGCGTATTTCGCCGCACACGGGACGCCGCGCACGCCGGCCGAATTGGCCGACCACGACTGCATCCGCTGGCGGCGCACCGACGGCCGCCTGCAGGCTTGGGAATTCACCCGCGACGGCCACGATTTCCTGGTCGAAGTCACCGGGCGGCTGGTGGTCAACGACACCCTGGTCGGCCTGGACGCCGCGCGCCGCGGACTGGGCCTGGCCCAGGCGTTCGAATGGCAGGTCGCCGCCGACGTCGCCGCCGGCCACCTGCAGCGGGTGCTGGACGACTGGCACGCGCCGTTCGCCGGCTGGCACATCTACTACCCGGCGCGCGAGCACCTGCCGCCGAAGCTGCGGGTGTTCATCGATCACTTGCGCGCGGCGCATGCGGCTGGCGCCGCGCCGCCCGGCGCGTGA